GCCCCTTCTGCGCCTTCCGCCGCTCCGCACGCGTCAGCCCATCGGCCTCCGACCGCGGCGCCGGCGGCGTCTCGCCATTGGGGAAGTCGCCCTCGACGACACCGCCCTCCCCGTCCACCGTCGGAGCGGAGAAGTGCAGCCGGTCCGGCCGCTGCGGGGCCTCCAGGCCCTTGGCGCGGATCTCGGGGCGGGCGGCCGAGGAGCCCGCGGACGGCGCGCCCGCCGGCACCGCGTCCTGCACGTCCTTCTCGAGGGCGACCTGCTCCTCCGCCACCTCGACCGGCACCTCCTCGACCTGCTGCTCGACCTGGACCTCCAGGTTGAACAGATAGCCGACGGACTCCTCCTTGATGCCCTCCATCATGGCCTGGAACATGTCGAAGCCCTCGCGCTGGTACTCGACCAGCGGGTCCTTCTGGGCCATCGCGCGCAGCCCGATGCCCTCCTGGAGGTAGTCCATCTCGTAGAGGTGCTCGCGCCACTTGCGGTCCAGGACGGAGAGCACGACCCGCCGCTCCAGCTCACGCATGATCTCGGAGCCCAGCTGCTCCTCGCGCGCCTCGTACTGCTGGTGGATGTCGTCCTTGATGGACTCCTCGATGAACTCGGCGGTGATCCCGGCGCGGTCGCCGGCCTCCTCCTCCAGCTCCTCGATGGTCACGCTGACCGGGTAGAGCTGCTTGAAGGCGCTCCACAGCCGGTCCAGGTCCCACTCCTCCGCGAAGCCCTCGACCGTCTCCGCCCGCACATAGGCCTCGATGGTGTCGTTCATGAAGTGGCCGACCTGGTCCTGAAGGTTCTCGCCCTCCAGGACCCGGCGGCGCTCGCCGTAGATGACCTCGCGCTGGCGGTTGAGGACCTCGTCGTACTTCAGGACGTTCTTACGGGTCTCGAAGTTCTGCTGCTCGACCTGCGACTGGGCGGAGGCGATGGCCCGCGTGACCATCTTGTTCTCGATCGGGACGTCGTCCGGGACGTTCGCCATCGCCATGACGCGCTCGACCATCTGCGCCTTGAACAGCCGCATCAGGTCGTCGCCGAGGGAGAGGTAGAAGCGGGACTCGCCGGGGTCGCCCTGACGGCCGGAGCGGCCGCGCAGCTGGTTGTCGATCCGGCGCGACTCATGGCGCTCGGTGCCCAGCACATACAGCCCGCCGAGCTCCTTGACCTCCTCGAACTCGGCCTTGACCGCGGCCTCGGCCTTCTCCAGGGCGGCGGGCAGCGCGGCGGCCCACTCCTCGGAGTGCTCCACCGGGTCCAGACCGCGCTGGCGCAGCTCGGCCTCGGCGAGGTCGTCGGGGTTGCCACCGAGCTTGATGTCGGTACCGCGGCCCGCCATGTTGGTCGCGACGGTCACGGCGCCCTTACGGCCGGCCTGGGCGACGATCGTCGCCTCCCGGTCGTGCTGCTTGGCGTTGAGCACCTCATGCGGCACCCCGCGCTTGGCGAGCTGCTGGGAGAGGTACTCGGACTTCTCCACGGAGGTCGTGCCGACCAGGACCGGCTGGCCCTTGGTGTGCTTCTCGACGATGTCCTCGACCACCGCGTCGAACTTCGCGACCTCGGTGCGGTAGATCAGGTCGGACTGGTCGAGCCGGGCGAGGGGGCGGTGGGTCGGGATCGGGACCACGCCGAGCTTGTAGATCTGGTGGAACTCGGCGGCCTCGGTCATCGCCGTACCGGTCATGCCGGAGAGCTTGTCGTACAGGCGGAAGAAGTTCTGGAGGGTGATCGTGGCGAGCGTCTGGTTCTCGTCCTTGATCTCCACCCCTTCCTTCGCCTCGATGGCCTGGTGCATGCCCTCGTTGTAGCGGCGGCCCGCGAGGATACGGCCGGTGTGCTCGTCGACGATCATGACTTCGCCGTCCATGACGACGTAGTCCTTGTCCTTCTTGAAGAGCTCCTTGGCCTTGATCGCGTTGTTGAGGTAGCCGACCAGCGGGGTGTTGACCGACTCGTAGAGGTTGTCGATCCCCAGCCAGTCCTCGACCTTGGTGACCCCGGACTCATGGATGCCGACGGTGCGCTTCTTCTCGTCGACCTCGTAGTCCCCGGTCTCCTCCTGGCCCTTCTGCGGCTCGGCGGCCTGGCCCCGGGTGAGCCGGGTGACCAGCTTGGCGAAGTCGCCGTACCACTTGGTGGCCTGGTCGGCCGGGCCGGAGATGATCAGCGGCGTACGGGCCTCGTCCACCAGGATCGAGTCGACCTCGTCGACGATCGCGTAGTTGTGGCCGCGCTGGACCAGCTCGTCCTTCGACCACGCCATGTTGTCGCGCAGATAGTCGAAGCCGAACTCGTTGTTGGTGCCGTAGGTGATGTCGCACGCGTACTGCTCGCGGCGCTGCGCCGGGGTCATGTTGGCGAGGATGCAGCCGACCTCCAGGCCGAGGAAGCGGTGTACCCGGCCCATCCACTCGGAGTCGCGCTCGGCCAGGTAGTCGTTGACCGTGATGAGGTGGACGCCCTTGCCCGACAGCGCGTTCAGATACGCCGGGAGGGTGCCGACCAGGGTCTTGCCCTCACCGGTCTTCATCTCGGCGACATACCCGAGATGCAGCGCCGCGCCGCCCATCAGCTGGACGTCGTAGTGACGCTGTCCGAGCACCCGCTTGGCCGCCTCGCGCACCGTGGCGAACGCTTCGGGCATCAGGTCGTCGAGGGACTCACCGTCGTCATACCGCTGCTTGTACTCGTCGGTGAGGGCGCGCAGCTCGGCGTCGGAGAGGGACAGGAAGTCCTCTTCGATGGAATTGACCTGGTCCGCGATGCGGTGCAGCTTGCGCAGGATCTTTCCTTCGCCTGCACGCATGAGCTTGTTGAGGACGGACACGTAGGCTGGCTCCTTGCCGGTCGGGCCTGGCACGGTCGGGGTGCGCTGGCGCGGCATTGTCAAGGGGCGCAGGCCCCGCCGCAACGGCCATCGTAAGACAGACCCCGGCACGCCGGGAGGTCCGTCACCACGAGGACCGGATGTCACCTCACCGTGTCAACGCCCGAGAGGCCCCCCAGGTGCCCTCCAATTCACCGAAACCGCTCGCGGTGAGTGACGACGGCGGCGCAGACTCGGGTCGCATGGAGCCTGTCACCCTCACCACCGAGCGCCTGGTCCTGCGCCCCTTCCGGCCCTCCGACACGGACGCGGTCTTCGCCGCTTGTCAGGACCCGGACATCCAGCGATGGACCAGCGTGCCCTCCCCGTACGAACGCGCGCACGCGGAGGACTTCACCGGCCGGATCTGCCCCGAGAACTGGCGTGACGACGTGACCTACGACTTCGCGGTGGTCACCAAGAGTGACGGCGCGCTCGTCGGTGCCATGGGCCTGGTCCGGCTGGCCCATCTGCGCTCCCCCGAGCACCAGGCCGAGCTGGGCTACTGGACGGCGCGCGAGCAGCGGCGGCGCGGCTACACGGGTGAGGCGGCGCGGGCCGTGATCGAGTGGGCGTTCACCCGGCTCGGGGTGGAGCGCCTGGAGTGGTGCAGCGAGGCCGGGAACGAGGGCTCGCGGGCGGTCGCCCTCGGGGTGGGCTTCCGGATGGAGGGGACGGACCGCGCCCGGATCGTCCACCAGGGGACCCGGCGGGACGCCTGGCGGGGCGCGCTGCTGCCCTCCGACTGGGGGCTGCCCTCGACGATGCCGTATCTGCCCGCGAAGGCGGCCGTGGCGGCCAACGCGCCCCAGGAGCCGGAGGCGTCCGGGCGGGCGGACCGGGCGGACCGGGCGTCCACGGCGCCGTCGGTCGCCTGAGGGCGGCGTCGGCGGTCCCTGATGGCCGCGCCGGCGGTCCGAGGGGCCCGGGGGCCCGGGGCATCCGGCGGGCGCGGGCGGCGTCGGCGGCGTTGTCAGTGGGTGCTACTACGGTGGCGCGCATGACGAACGCCGCCACCGGGTCCGCCGTGGACCGCACGCCCGAGGCCACCCTCTCCGCCGACGATGCGCGCCGGATAGCGCTGCGCGCCCAGGGACTGCTGGGCGCGCCCGACCGGCGTGGCGGGGTGCGGGGCGTGCTGCGCCACCTGGGCGCGGTGCAGCTCGACACGATCTCGGTGCTGGCCCGCTCCCATGAGCTGATTCCGTACGCACGGCTGGGCGCGGTCGGCCGTAAGGCGGTCGAGTCGGCGTACTGGACCGGCACCCACGCCTTCGAGTACTGGTCGCATGCCGCGTGCGTGCTGCCGATCGAGGAGTGGCCGCACTTCGCCTTCCGGCGCCGCGCCTACCGCCTCCGGCCGCACTGGCACCACGAGCTGCCGGACGGGGTGTACGAGACGGTGGTGAAGCAGCTGCGCGCGGAGGGCCCGCTGACCGCGACGGAGCTGGGCGGGGCCAAGAACGGCGGGCCGTGGTGGGACTGGTCGGCCGCGAAGATCGCGGTCGAGCGGGCGCTGATGTTCGGCGAGGTGGTGTGCGTCGAGCGGCGCGGCTGGAAGCGGGTGTACGACCTGGCGGAGCGCGCCGTGCCGGACGCCCTGCTCCATGACGACCTGGACGACCTGGAGTGTCTGCGCCGGCTGGTCCGGCTGGCCGGGCAGTCCCTGGGCGTGGCCACGCGGGCGGACATCGCCGACTACCACCGGCTCAAGGGCGAGCAGGTGCAGGCGGTGATCGCGGACTCGGGGCTGGTGCCGGTGGCGGTCGAGGGCTGGGACAAACCGGCCTGGGCGGACCCCGAGGCACTGGCCACCCCGCCGCGCGGCAGGCACCGCACCACCCTGCTGTCGCCCTTCGACTCGCTGATATGGGACCGGTCGCGCACCGAGCGGATCTTCGGCTTCAGCCATCGGCTGGAGGCGTATGTGCCCAGGCCCAAGCGGATCTACGGCTACTTCGCCATGCCGCTGCTGTCCGGCGGGCGGCTGCTGGGCCGGGTCGATCCGGCCCGGGAGGGGACGACCCTGGTCGCCCGGCAGGTCTCCCTGGAGTCGCCGAAGGCCGTGGCCCCTATGGCGCAGGCGCTGCGGGAGGCGGCCGAATGGGTGGGCTGTGACGCCGTACGCGTCGAGCGCGTGGACCGCCCGGAGCTGGCCGCACCGCTCGCGGCGGCGGTCTCGGCGGCGGTCGCCTGACCCGATCTCGGCTCACCCGGGGCTTCGGCCCCGGGCTCCGGGCATCGGGGTCCGGTCTCCGGCCTTCGGGCTCCGGGCTCCAGGCATCGGGCTCCGGGCATCGGGGTCCGGGCTCCGGGCTCCGGGCTCCGGGCGAGGCGTAACCCTCACCTGATCTCGAGGATCTTCTCCCGCATCGCGTACACCACGGCCTCCATCCTGGAGTGCAGCTGCAATTTCTCCAGAATGTTGCGCACGTGGTTCTTCACGGTGTTCTCGCTGATGAACAGCTCCTTGGCGATGTCCCGGTTGTTCATTCCGGTCGCCACCAGCTTGAGCACCTCCAGCTCCCGGTCGGTGAGCCGGGGCGCGGGCACCAGCCGCCGCTCGTCGGTGCGCTGGATCATCGACTTGAACTCGGTCAGCAGCTTGGCCGCCATCGACGGGCTGATCTGCGACTGGCCGTCCGCCACCGCCCGGATCGCGGTCGAGACCTCGTCGGTCGAGATCTCCTTCAGCAGATAGCCCGTGGCCCCTGCCTTGATCGCGTCGTAGAGATCGGCTTCCTCATCGCTGATCGTCAGCATGATGATCTTGGCGCTGGGTGCCACCTCCTTGATGGCGGTGCACGCCTCGATCCCCCCGCGCTTGGGCATCCGCACATCCATCAGGACGATGTCCGGCAGCAGATCCGCCGCCTTGTCCACGGCCTCGGCCCCGTCCCCCGCCTCGCCGACGACCTGGATGTCCTCCTCCTGGGCCAGGACGATCTCCAATCCACGCCGGAAGAGCGCGTGGTCGTCCACGACGAGGACCCGAATCGGCTCCTTGCGCGGTTCGCCGCGCGGCTCGCCCCCGTCCGGACCGACGCCATGGTCTTCACCGGCGTCGGACACGGGCCCGAAGCTGTCCGCCATCGTTCCTCCCCCTGAAGGCCATGGCCCTTACGGTCCGCACCTTGGGTGCACTCGGTCTGGCGTCAACCGGTGCTTTCGGTACACCGGTTGGCCGCCGGGCCATGATTTCATGCCCGGACGGCGGAATGGTCCCGCCGTGGTCGCACGGAGGTGCCCCGGGGGGCGCGCAGGCGCTCCGGGGCACCACTTACGTGTCAGGCTGGATTCGGCTGAATTTCTCGGTCAGCCACCGAGTGCGCCACCGGCGCCGCCGGCTGCCTCTCCGACGAACGCTTCCGGCTGAAGATGAATCACCCCGTAGTCATAACCATGCCGCCGGTAGACGACGCTGGGTCGATTGGTGTCGGAGTCGACGAACAGATAGAAGTCGTGCCCGACCAGCTCCATCTCGTAGAGAGCCTGGTCGAGCGACATGGGAGCCGCGGCGTGAGTCTTCTCCCGGACCACCAGGGGGCCCTCGCCCTGGACTTCCAGGGGGCCCATCCGGGTGGTGGGGACGGTCTCCGCCGTGCGCTGGGGGGCGATATCCCCATGCCCGTTGATGCGCGCCGCGTTGGGCACGGTGATGGCCACGTCGCTGGCCGGAATGCGACCGTTGCCCCGGCGGGTATGGCGCTTGTCGTGCTGCTTGCGCATCCGTGCCTCCAGCTTGCTGGCCGCCAGGTCCAGCGCTGCGTACGGATCGGCCGCGGCGGCCTCCGCCCGGATCACCGGGCCACGCGAGCGAAGTGTGATCTCCACTCGGTCGGCGCGGTCGGACTGCCGCGGGTTGTGCTCCTTGGACACCTCGACGTCGAGGCTGATCACCTTGCCGTCGAGCTTCTGGATCTTATCCAGCTTCAGCTTCTCGGCCACGTGCTTCCGGAACCGCTCGGGCACCTCAGTTTTACGGCCCTTGACGACGATGTCCACGCAGAACTCCGTTCCCGGGTAGCTCCAGTCAATATCGGAGCGTCATCCCTTGTGCACTTGGCTCCGGCGTCTTCCGGAGCCACCGGCTTGGCGCTTTCGACTCCTCCTTCCCACGGGGACGATCTCAATCCCATTTGTTCCAAGCCTCACCAGAATGCAGGCAAAACACGCCAAGCGGATGAGTGAGTCATAGCACCCGCCATTCCTCACAACCGAACATAGCTCGACCGGTCGGAAGTCGGCACCCCCTACCGGCCCGTACCTCCGATCAGGTGCTTTGCCACGCTTACTGCCTGCAACGATGTGGCTTCGTCATCAGTTCCGGTTGGCGGCCGTCAGAGGTGCTGCGACCACGGCCGCGCCGATGACCAGCCCTCCGGCCGCCGTCACCGCCCGCGCCGCCTCCGCGAGCGAGGCTCCTGTGGTCATCAGATCGTCCACCACCACTACGGGGCCCGCCACCAGCAGCCGTCCGCCGCCGGGGACCGCACCCAGCGCCCCGGTCACATTCGCCCGCCGCTGCCGCGCGTCCAGCCCCGACTGGTCGGTCACCCGGCGCCGCTGGCACAGCACGGCCGGGACCCTCGCCGGGCGCCCGTCGGCGCGCAGCACGCTCGCCGCGGCGAGCGCGATCCGCCGGGCCGGGTCATGCCCCCGGGCGCCCACCGAGCGCCGAGCCGACGGCACCGGCACCAGCAGCAGCGGCCCTCCGCGAGGTCTCACCCCCGGCCCGGCACCGGGTCTCGTACCCGGTCTCGCCCCGCAGACCGCGCCCGATCCCACGGCCGCCCGCCCTCGGGGCCCCGCACCGGGCCCGCCGCCGGGGCAGGCCGCCCGCACGGCTCTCGCCAGCGTCTCGCCCAGCGGCCGCGCCAGCCGGAGCGCTCCCCGCTCCTTGTGCGCGAGCAGCACGGCCCGCGCCTCGTCCACGTAATCCACCGCCGCGTGGACCACCGGCAGCCCAGGCGGCGCCGGGCTCGGCTCCACCCGGCGCGCCCCGGTCCCCCGCAGCGCTCCACGACAACGGTCACACAACGTGCCGCCTGGCCGACCGCATCCGGCGCAGTCGGCCGGCAGCACCAGATCGGAGATCTCCTGCCACCAGCCCCGCATGAACACCACTGTCCCGGCGGTCGGGCCACCGCGCCACCCCTTGTGGACAACCGCGCACATGTGGACAACCAGCCACCCCCGATCGGTGTCCTGGCCTAAGAGCCGCCCCTACGGGCCCAGCCCAGCCGGGGCAGACCCAGCCGGGGCAGACCTAGCCGGGGTAGACCGGAGCCGAGCCGTCCTGGTCCACGGTCTTCCAGTCGGTGTTCGGCAGCAGCCGGACGATGCCGTTCTCCCTGGTCTCGGCGATCAGCGGGCGGGTCTGGTCCTCCGAGGCGCCGATCGACTGCACACCGTTCGGCCCCGGCACCTCCGGGACGTTCGCCGGGGAGCCGTCGGACTCCACGTACTGGAGCTGCTGCACCCCGTCCGACTCCCGGCCCGCGACCACCAGCCGGCTGTCCCCGGCCCAGGAGAAGGCGTCCACGTCCTCCAGCTTCGGCGCGACCGCCCGCAGCGCCCCCACCGACAGCTTCGGGGCGTCCGCGGTGCCCCGCCGCTCGATCCGGCCGAGCCGCAGCGTGGTGTGGCCGGACCGCTTGACCAGCATCGCGATCCTGGAGCCGTCCGCGGACACCCGCAGCGCCGTGATCCGGCCACCGTCCAGCTCGGGCAGCCGCACCTCGTCCGCCGGTCCGGTGCCGCCCCGCAGCCGCAGCAGCCTCGGCTGCCGCGGATCCCGGTCGGCCACCCACAGACCACCCAGCCCGTCCCAGCTCGGCGCCGTCAGACCGTTCTCCACGCTGCCGCCCCGGCTGCGCACCCGCACCTTGCCGCGATCGGCGTCCGACGTGAGCTCGGTCACATGCAGCGCCGAGCCGTCGGCGGTGACCCCCGCCGCGTCCCGCTCGTCGCGGGAGACCGCCACCGAGCCCAGTCCCGCGTCATCGGCGCCGAACGGCCCCGGAACGGGCTGTGGCCGGTCCTCGTCGTCGGACAGCCGGACCATCCGGTGCTCGGAGTCCACGAAGTACTGGTGCCGCGGATGGCCCTCGACCCCGTCCGGGGCGTAGGCCCGCGCCGCGTCACTGGAGAGGGCACATAGCTCCGAACCGTTCTGCCGCTCCAGCCGAACCCCGCTGACCTGGGACGATCCCTCGCCCAGATCCTGGACCGTGAACAGCGTCTGCGCCGCCATCCGGGCACAGCGCGCCGCGCTGATCTGCGCGGCCCGTTCGTTCAGCCGGATCTTCAGCGCGTTCGAGTCGTCCAGCGACAGCCGCTCGTCCCGGCGGCCGAGCGCCGCACCGCGCGGGAAGGAGCTGCTGACCACCGGCTCCAGCCACCCCGTGGGGCCGTCCAGCAGCGCCTTGACGGTCGCGGTCACCGGGTCGATACGGCGCCGCACATAGACCGGATCGGCCACCAGCACGTTGTCCCCGGCCTTCGAATCCTCCGCGTCCGGGCCGAGATCGGCGAAGTAGTACTTGTTGACCGAGCGGTAGATCCGCTGGAAGTCGGACTCGCCGAGGATCAGCCCCCGCGGCGGCCCGTCGATCCGCCACTCGGACCCGCTCAGGGTGAGATGGATGCGCTCCTCGTACGGCTGCTCATCGGGCTTGTAGGCGTGGGTCTCGTCCACGAGGGCGATCCGCTTGCCCGACAGCACGACCGTCTTACCGTTACCGTCCCGGTCGCCCGGGTCCGTCTCCACCCGCACGTCAGGCGCCTGGTCCAGCACGGTGGTGGCCGCGAAGGGCTGCCACCGCTTGACCGCGCTCTTGGTCAGGTACTCCTTCGCCGTGCCGAAGTTCTCCTCGTCGCTCGTCGTGGCCTCCAGGAAGCCGGAGACCAGCTCGGCGGGCTGCTCGCCCTTGCCCGGGCTCACCCCGTACACCCGCACCTGCGAGTCGACGTCGGAGCGCGGTGAGGAGTCCACCCGCCGCACATCGCCGCTGTCGGGCATCGAGGCACAGCCGGACAGCAGCAGGGCGCCACAGGCCAGCAGCACGGGCGCGCTCAGGCCCCGGCCGCCCGGGCGGCGCACACGGC
This genomic interval from Streptomyces asiaticus contains the following:
- a CDS encoding ComF family protein gives rise to the protein MRGWWQEISDLVLPADCAGCGRPGGTLCDRCRGALRGTGARRVEPSPAPPGLPVVHAAVDYVDEARAVLLAHKERGALRLARPLGETLARAVRAACPGGGPGAGPRGRAAVGSGAVCGARPGTRPGAGPGVRPRGGPLLLVPVPSARRSVGARGHDPARRIALAAASVLRADGRPARVPAVLCQRRRVTDQSGLDARQRRANVTGALGAVPGGGRLLVAGPVVVVDDLMTTGASLAEAARAVTAAGGLVIGAAVVAAPLTAANRN
- the hpf gene encoding ribosome hibernation-promoting factor, HPF/YfiA family — protein: MDIVVKGRKTEVPERFRKHVAEKLKLDKIQKLDGKVISLDVEVSKEHNPRQSDRADRVEITLRSRGPVIRAEAAAADPYAALDLAASKLEARMRKQHDKRHTRRGNGRIPASDVAITVPNAARINGHGDIAPQRTAETVPTTRMGPLEVQGEGPLVVREKTHAAAPMSLDQALYEMELVGHDFYLFVDSDTNRPSVVYRRHGYDYGVIHLQPEAFVGEAAGGAGGALGG
- the secA gene encoding preprotein translocase subunit SecA; protein product: MSVLNKLMRAGEGKILRKLHRIADQVNSIEEDFLSLSDAELRALTDEYKQRYDDGESLDDLMPEAFATVREAAKRVLGQRHYDVQLMGGAALHLGYVAEMKTGEGKTLVGTLPAYLNALSGKGVHLITVNDYLAERDSEWMGRVHRFLGLEVGCILANMTPAQRREQYACDITYGTNNEFGFDYLRDNMAWSKDELVQRGHNYAIVDEVDSILVDEARTPLIISGPADQATKWYGDFAKLVTRLTRGQAAEPQKGQEETGDYEVDEKKRTVGIHESGVTKVEDWLGIDNLYESVNTPLVGYLNNAIKAKELFKKDKDYVVMDGEVMIVDEHTGRILAGRRYNEGMHQAIEAKEGVEIKDENQTLATITLQNFFRLYDKLSGMTGTAMTEAAEFHQIYKLGVVPIPTHRPLARLDQSDLIYRTEVAKFDAVVEDIVEKHTKGQPVLVGTTSVEKSEYLSQQLAKRGVPHEVLNAKQHDREATIVAQAGRKGAVTVATNMAGRGTDIKLGGNPDDLAEAELRQRGLDPVEHSEEWAAALPAALEKAEAAVKAEFEEVKELGGLYVLGTERHESRRIDNQLRGRSGRQGDPGESRFYLSLGDDLMRLFKAQMVERVMAMANVPDDVPIENKMVTRAIASAQSQVEQQNFETRKNVLKYDEVLNRQREVIYGERRRVLEGENLQDQVGHFMNDTIEAYVRAETVEGFAEEWDLDRLWSAFKQLYPVSVTIEELEEEAGDRAGITAEFIEESIKDDIHQQYEAREEQLGSEIMRELERRVVLSVLDRKWREHLYEMDYLQEGIGLRAMAQKDPLVEYQREGFDMFQAMMEGIKEESVGYLFNLEVQVEQQVEEVPVEVAEEQVALEKDVQDAVPAGAPSAGSSAARPEIRAKGLEAPQRPDRLHFSAPTVDGEGGVVEGDFPNGETPPAPRSEADGLTRAERRKAQKGRRRKK
- a CDS encoding response regulator; protein product: MADSFGPVSDAGEDHGVGPDGGEPRGEPRKEPIRVLVVDDHALFRRGLEIVLAQEEDIQVVGEAGDGAEAVDKAADLLPDIVLMDVRMPKRGGIEACTAIKEVAPSAKIIMLTISDEEADLYDAIKAGATGYLLKEISTDEVSTAIRAVADGQSQISPSMAAKLLTEFKSMIQRTDERRLVPAPRLTDRELEVLKLVATGMNNRDIAKELFISENTVKNHVRNILEKLQLHSRMEAVVYAMREKILEIR
- a CDS encoding LpqB family beta-propeller domain-containing protein; the encoded protein is MGADRADCRRFRRRVRRPGGRGLSAPVLLACGALLLSGCASMPDSGDVRRVDSSPRSDVDSQVRVYGVSPGKGEQPAELVSGFLEATTSDEENFGTAKEYLTKSAVKRWQPFAATTVLDQAPDVRVETDPGDRDGNGKTVVLSGKRIALVDETHAYKPDEQPYEERIHLTLSGSEWRIDGPPRGLILGESDFQRIYRSVNKYYFADLGPDAEDSKAGDNVLVADPVYVRRRIDPVTATVKALLDGPTGWLEPVVSSSFPRGAALGRRDERLSLDDSNALKIRLNERAAQISAARCARMAAQTLFTVQDLGEGSSQVSGVRLERQNGSELCALSSDAARAYAPDGVEGHPRHQYFVDSEHRMVRLSDDEDRPQPVPGPFGADDAGLGSVAVSRDERDAAGVTADGSALHVTELTSDADRGKVRVRSRGGSVENGLTAPSWDGLGGLWVADRDPRQPRLLRLRGGTGPADEVRLPELDGGRITALRVSADGSRIAMLVKRSGHTTLRLGRIERRGTADAPKLSVGALRAVAPKLEDVDAFSWAGDSRLVVAGRESDGVQQLQYVESDGSPANVPEVPGPNGVQSIGASEDQTRPLIAETRENGIVRLLPNTDWKTVDQDGSAPVYPG
- a CDS encoding GNAT family N-acetyltransferase, yielding MEPVTLTTERLVLRPFRPSDTDAVFAACQDPDIQRWTSVPSPYERAHAEDFTGRICPENWRDDVTYDFAVVTKSDGALVGAMGLVRLAHLRSPEHQAELGYWTAREQRRRGYTGEAARAVIEWAFTRLGVERLEWCSEAGNEGSRAVALGVGFRMEGTDRARIVHQGTRRDAWRGALLPSDWGLPSTMPYLPAKAAVAANAPQEPEASGRADRADRASTAPSVA
- a CDS encoding winged helix-turn-helix domain-containing protein, translated to MTNAATGSAVDRTPEATLSADDARRIALRAQGLLGAPDRRGGVRGVLRHLGAVQLDTISVLARSHELIPYARLGAVGRKAVESAYWTGTHAFEYWSHAACVLPIEEWPHFAFRRRAYRLRPHWHHELPDGVYETVVKQLRAEGPLTATELGGAKNGGPWWDWSAAKIAVERALMFGEVVCVERRGWKRVYDLAERAVPDALLHDDLDDLECLRRLVRLAGQSLGVATRADIADYHRLKGEQVQAVIADSGLVPVAVEGWDKPAWADPEALATPPRGRHRTTLLSPFDSLIWDRSRTERIFGFSHRLEAYVPRPKRIYGYFAMPLLSGGRLLGRVDPAREGTTLVARQVSLESPKAVAPMAQALREAAEWVGCDAVRVERVDRPELAAPLAAAVSAAVA